A stretch of the Lactuca sativa cultivar Salinas chromosome 9, Lsat_Salinas_v11, whole genome shotgun sequence genome encodes the following:
- the LOC111901703 gene encoding dehydration-responsive element-binding protein 1B — translation MSIYASESHKFIHNYNQQTIPSLITCKQMDALLSESIPLVRILTSNCSTTAVLNAAAESEVMLASLNPKKKAGRKKFRETRHPVYRGVRMRDNGKWVCELREPNNKLRVWLGTHPTAVMAARAHDVAAFAFRGRRACLNFADSVWRLPVPKSSSIVDIQKAAAEAAEAFRYTEDAVEILETVELPEILFYVDEDDVFEMPEFFASMAEGLMVAPPQTVGYGDYGEDVEFCADESLWSF, via the coding sequence ATGTCTATATATGCATCTGAATCACATAAATTCATTCACAACTACAACCAACAAACCATTCCTTCACTCATAACCTGCAAACAAATGGATGCATTATTATCGGAAAGTATTCCCTTAGTACGCATTTTGACCTCAAACTGCAGCACAACCGCCGTATTGAACGCCGCTGCAGAATCAGAAGTGATGCTGGCTTCACTGAACCCGAAGAAGAAGGCCGGAAGGAAGAAGTTTAGGGAGACTCGACACCCAGTTTACCGAGGAGTGAGAATGAGGGATAACGGGAAGTGGGTTTGTGAGTTAAGAGAGCCGAACAATAAGTTGAGGGTGTGGTTAGGGACTCATCCTACTGCTGTAATGGCAGCAAGAGCTCATGATGTGGCGGCGTTTGCCTTCAGGGGACGACGGGCGTGTTTGAATTTTGCGGACTCTGTGTGGCGGCTGCCGGTCCCGAAGTCTAGCAGTATTGTAGATATACAAAAGGCCGCTGCAGAAGCGGCGGAGGCATTTAGATATACGGAGGATGCGGTGGAGATTTTGGAAACGGTGGAGTTGCCGGAAATTCTGTTTTACGTGGATGAAGATGATGTTTTTGAGATGCCGGAGTTTTTTGCCAGCATGGCGGAGGGACTGATGGTTGCGCCTCCTCAAACGGTGGGGTATGGTGATTATGGGGAAGACGTGGAGTTTTGTGCTGATGAGTCTTTATGGAGCTTTTAG